From Echinicola soli, a single genomic window includes:
- a CDS encoding substrate-binding domain-containing protein, whose product MKTIKITGVPEHFNFPWLKLIEEQPLVDAGYTLEWKDESKGSGAMNLALKEEKTDIAIILTESFIKDKIEGNPGKIIGYHVLSPLNWGIHVPAQSSAQTISDLQTAPFLISRYGSGSHLMTYLLAKKNDWNPETLQFDVVGNMDGALEAFADHQPKGFLWEKFTTKPLVDAGHFRRIAEIPTPWPCFVIVAHEKLLKDHSAIIPDLLSKLYAQSKTLKAVPQLPALLSKTYNLQETDIQEWLKQTSWATKPEMEKATLEKTMDILKELGLIDTLVPVESLVATEMVNLV is encoded by the coding sequence ATGAAAACAATCAAAATAACAGGTGTCCCTGAACACTTTAATTTCCCTTGGCTTAAGCTTATTGAAGAGCAGCCGTTGGTCGATGCTGGTTATACCTTGGAATGGAAAGATGAGTCCAAAGGATCAGGAGCCATGAACTTAGCCCTCAAAGAAGAAAAGACTGATATCGCCATCATTTTGACAGAAAGCTTTATCAAAGACAAAATAGAAGGAAATCCTGGAAAAATCATCGGATATCACGTCCTCTCCCCTCTCAATTGGGGAATCCATGTACCCGCTCAATCCTCAGCACAAACCATCAGTGACCTCCAAACTGCCCCTTTCCTCATCAGCCGGTATGGTTCTGGTTCGCATCTGATGACGTATCTACTGGCCAAGAAGAATGACTGGAATCCCGAGACACTCCAATTTGACGTAGTAGGCAATATGGATGGGGCCTTAGAAGCCTTTGCAGACCATCAACCAAAAGGTTTCCTTTGGGAAAAATTCACAACCAAGCCATTGGTAGATGCTGGCCATTTCAGAAGAATAGCTGAAATCCCCACTCCTTGGCCTTGCTTTGTCATTGTAGCTCATGAAAAACTACTAAAAGATCACTCAGCCATCATTCCTGATCTGCTCTCAAAACTATATGCCCAATCCAAGACACTTAAAGCCGTACCGCAATTGCCAGCTTTGCTAAGCAAAACCTACAACCTTCAGGAAACGGATATACAGGAATGGCTAAAACAAACCTCCTGGGCTACTAAACCCGAAATGGAAAAAGCCACCCTCGAAAAAACAATGGATATTTTAAAAGAACTCGGCCTGATTGATACATTAGTTCCAGTGGAATCCTTAGTAGCTACCGAAATGGTCAATTTGGTTTAG
- a CDS encoding nucleoside deaminase, with amino-acid sequence MDKHLQAAIEEAKKGLQEGGIPIGSILVHEDRVIGRGHNRRVQKGSAILHGEMDALENAGRLPAKVYQESTLYTTLSPCSMCTGAILLYGIPKVVIGENVTFKGEEALLSSRGVEVIVMDDKQCISLMTQFIRDQPTLWNEDIGK; translated from the coding sequence ATGGACAAACACCTACAAGCCGCAATCGAAGAAGCCAAAAAAGGACTACAAGAAGGAGGGATCCCCATTGGCTCCATACTGGTACATGAGGACAGGGTCATCGGCCGTGGGCACAACAGAAGAGTGCAAAAAGGCAGTGCTATACTTCATGGTGAAATGGATGCATTGGAGAATGCAGGTAGATTGCCCGCTAAGGTATACCAAGAAAGCACACTTTACACCACCCTTTCTCCATGCTCGATGTGCACTGGAGCTATTTTACTTTACGGAATACCTAAAGTCGTCATTGGTGAAAATGTCACCTTTAAAGGCGAGGAAGCGCTACTCTCTTCTCGAGGTGTAGAAGTTATCGTTATGGACGACAAACAGTGCATTTCCCTTATGACACAATTTATCAGAGACCAACCTACTTTATGGAACGAAGATATTGGCAAATGA
- a CDS encoding GbsR/MarR family transcriptional regulator, giving the protein MNYEEAKQKYIQAWGTLGSSWGINRTMGQIHALMMVSTEPLSTDQIMEELKISRGNANMNIRALMDWGLVEKVLVPGDRKEYFSSEKDVMSLAVQVAKERKRRELEPILKVLNEVKGVKEDTMEAREFKAVTTDLLGFARQSETVLDMFINSKKNWFFRLVTKIKG; this is encoded by the coding sequence ATGAATTACGAAGAAGCCAAGCAAAAATACATTCAGGCATGGGGCACTTTAGGTTCCAGTTGGGGAATTAACAGGACAATGGGACAAATTCATGCTTTGATGATGGTCTCAACAGAGCCATTGTCCACAGACCAGATCATGGAAGAGCTGAAGATATCAAGAGGAAATGCCAATATGAATATCAGGGCTTTGATGGATTGGGGATTGGTAGAAAAAGTATTGGTACCAGGTGATAGGAAAGAATACTTTAGTTCGGAGAAGGACGTGATGAGTTTGGCCGTACAGGTGGCGAAAGAGCGGAAAAGAAGAGAACTTGAGCCTATTTTAAAGGTGCTAAATGAAGTAAAGGGTGTAAAAGAGGATACCATGGAAGCCAGAGAATTTAAGGCGGTCACCACAGATTTGTTGGGTTTTGCCAGGCAATCCGAAACAGTGCTTGACATGTTTATTAACTCCAAAAAGAATTGGTTCTTTCGGTTGGTCACCAAAATAAAGGGCTAA
- a CDS encoding TIGR01777 family oxidoreductase translates to MKKIVIAGGTGFLGKALIGYFLKEGAEITVLTRQHNQDGKRIRYVNWDGCTQWEWAQALNGADVLINLCGKSVDCRYTDKNKKEILRSRIDSTRTLGQAVERLENPPSIWINASSATIYPHTEGTANTEESQVGSDFSETVCKLWEEAFFSYRFRETRQIAIRSSMVFGSSGSVYQTMRRLALLGLGGRQGSGDQYVSWLHIDDFLAAIDFMVDNPAIEGVVNLCSPNPCRNSEFTSVLRQSLGAKWYFPLRKWMVEIGAFVMRTESELVLKSRRVIPKLLLDYGFKFKYSDPAKAFNALSNVQKGK, encoded by the coding sequence ATGAAAAAAATTGTCATCGCAGGAGGAACAGGCTTTTTAGGGAAAGCACTGATAGGTTATTTCTTGAAAGAAGGAGCTGAAATTACTGTCCTGACCCGGCAGCACAACCAAGATGGTAAGAGGATAAGGTACGTAAACTGGGATGGATGTACGCAATGGGAGTGGGCACAAGCGCTGAATGGAGCAGATGTGCTGATCAATCTATGTGGAAAGTCTGTAGACTGCCGGTATACGGATAAGAACAAAAAGGAGATTCTTCGTTCAAGGATAGACAGTACAAGGACTTTGGGGCAGGCAGTGGAGCGCTTGGAAAATCCGCCTTCAATCTGGATTAACGCTTCCTCTGCCACCATTTATCCCCATACAGAAGGGACTGCCAACACAGAAGAGAGTCAAGTAGGAAGTGATTTTTCAGAAACTGTGTGCAAGCTATGGGAGGAGGCATTTTTTAGTTATCGTTTTAGAGAAACTAGACAAATAGCCATTCGTTCTTCAATGGTTTTTGGTAGCAGTGGAAGTGTTTACCAAACAATGAGGCGATTGGCTCTCCTGGGCTTAGGTGGCCGGCAGGGAAGTGGTGATCAATATGTGAGTTGGTTACACATCGATGACTTTCTTGCTGCAATAGATTTTATGGTCGATAATCCGGCAATTGAAGGGGTGGTTAATCTCTGCTCCCCAAATCCGTGCAGAAATAGCGAATTTACCAGTGTGTTGAGACAATCCCTTGGGGCAAAGTGGTATTTTCCATTAAGAAAATGGATGGTTGAAATAGGCGCTTTTGTGATGCGGACAGAATCTGAACTTGTACTTAAAAGTCGAAGGGTGATACCAAAATTGCTTTTGGATTACGGATTTAAGTTTAAGTATTCCGATCCTGCAAAGGCTTTTAATGCACTCTCAAATGTGCAGAAAGGAAAATAA